Proteins from one Faecalibacterium sp. I3-3-33 genomic window:
- a CDS encoding ParA family protein, with protein sequence MAKIVAIANQKGGVGKTTTAVNLSSCVAALGKKVLIVDLDPQGNTTTGYGIPKRSVEAGTYEVLIGKATAAQAIRHTEYRTDVIGSNTRLAGASLEMIDLPGREGRLRKALAEVQKDYDFIFIDCPPSLDLLTLNGLSACDSVLIPVQCEYYALEGLSELISTLKTIRKKYNPYLDIEGVVFTMFSLRYNLTVQVVEQVQKYFGSKVYKTTIPRSIRISEAPSYGQPINFYEPKGKGSEAYMDLAIEFVKHNRPQEPKKSRAKAAPAAEPAKNALED encoded by the coding sequence GTGGCAAAAATTGTAGCGATCGCAAACCAGAAGGGCGGAGTGGGCAAGACCACCACCGCCGTCAACCTTTCGTCCTGCGTAGCGGCACTGGGCAAAAAGGTGCTTATCGTAGATCTCGACCCGCAGGGCAACACCACCACCGGCTATGGCATCCCAAAGCGCAGCGTAGAGGCGGGCACTTATGAGGTGCTTATCGGCAAGGCAACGGCGGCGCAGGCCATCCGGCACACCGAATACCGCACCGACGTCATCGGCTCCAACACCCGTCTGGCGGGTGCCAGTCTGGAAATGATCGACCTGCCCGGCCGCGAAGGGCGTCTGCGCAAGGCGCTGGCCGAGGTGCAGAAGGACTACGACTTCATCTTTATCGACTGCCCGCCCAGTCTGGACCTGCTCACCCTCAACGGCCTGAGCGCCTGCGACAGTGTGCTCATCCCAGTGCAGTGCGAATACTATGCGCTGGAAGGCTTGTCGGAGCTCATCAGCACCCTCAAGACCATCCGCAAAAAGTATAATCCGTATCTGGATATCGAGGGCGTGGTGTTCACCATGTTCTCGCTGCGGTACAACCTGACCGTGCAGGTGGTGGAGCAGGTGCAGAAATACTTCGGCTCCAAGGTGTACAAGACCACCATCCCGCGCTCCATCCGCATTTCGGAAGCGCCCAGCTACGGCCAGCCCATCAATTTCTACGAGCCCAAGGGCAAGGGCAGCGAAGCCTACATGGACTTGGCCATCGAATTCGTCAAGCACAACCGCCCGCAGGAACCTAAGAAGTCCCGCGCAAAGGCTGCACCCGCCGCAGAGCCGGCGAAAAACGCTCTGGAAGATTAA